In Cicer arietinum cultivar CDC Frontier isolate Library 1 chromosome 7, Cicar.CDCFrontier_v2.0, whole genome shotgun sequence, a single window of DNA contains:
- the LOC113787682 gene encoding uncharacterized protein produces MTTRSRAAVASMSAQETTPGHSSSKMFLARVTASKPSPERERFMSASRSALLKELEDTKTEASQPPIMQSWKKRRSVAAAVDGVICCFSATESLIMSKNLGHDFS; encoded by the coding sequence ATGACAACAAGGTCACGCGCCGCTGTGGCGAGTATGTCAGCACAAGAGACCACGCCAGGGCATTCAAGCTCTAAAATGTTCTTGGCACGCGTGACTGCGTCAAAACCATCTCCTGAGAGGGAGAGGTTTATGTCGGCGTCACGCTCTGCCTTGTTGAAGGAGTTGGAGGATACCAAAACAGAGGCATCACAACCTCCAATCATGCAGTCATGGAAGAAGAGACGGAGTGTAGCGGCGGCCGTGGACGGCGTTATTTGTTGCTTTTCCGCCACGGAATCTCTGATAATGTCTAAGAATTTAGGACATGATTTTTCGTAG
- the LOC101510425 gene encoding peroxidase 6-like: MTMTQVIDIFNSKGFTVQEMVALIGSHTIGFSHCKEFSNRIFNFSKTTEVDPAYNQGYASGLRDLCKNYKNDPTMSAFNDVMTPGLLATDSLMAVDNRTKPFVDLYAENQKKFFEDFGHAMRKVSVMNVKVGKAGEVRHRCDSFNELDVN, encoded by the exons ATGACAATGACTCAG GTGATAGACATTTTCAATTCAAAAGGTTTTACCGTGCAAGAGATGGTGGCTCTAATTGGTTCACACACAATAGGATTTTCTCATTGCAAAGAATTCAGCAATAGAATATTCAATTTCAGCAAGACAACTGAAGTAGACCCtgcttataaccaagggtatgCTTCAGGGCTTAGGGATCTCtgcaaaaattacaaaaatgaccCTACAATGTCGGCATTTAACGACGTGATGACACCTG GTCTTTTGGCTACTGATAGTTTGATGGCTGTAGACAACAGGACAAAACCGTTTGTGGATTTGTATGCTGAAAATCAAAAAAAGTTCTTTGAGGATTTTGGTCATGCAATGCGTAAGGTTAGTGTTATGAATGTTAAGGTTGGGAAAGCAGGAGAGGTACGACATAGGTGTGATTCTTTCAATGAGCTTGATGTTAATTGA
- the LOC113787791 gene encoding small ribosomal subunit protein uS19m-like has product MRPTALLGVLNKQFLGIAGDAANAVAKKLTPSASLVSRKPAFIDAFLYKMKKNPELLKNKTIWSRRSTILPEFVDSQVKIYNGKTTIRCKITEGKVGHKFGEFALTRKRKSRDQPNAKVKQLKKKK; this is encoded by the coding sequence ATGAGGCCTACAGCCTTGCTTGGTGTTCTGAACAAGCAGTTTCTTGGAATCGCCGGTGATGCTGCGAATGCTGTTGCTAAGAAGCTGACACCGTCTGCTTCTCTTGTGTCGCGAAAACCAGCGTTTATAGATGCATTCCTGTACAAGATGAAAAAGAACCCTGAACTTTTGAAGAACAAGACCATTTGGTCACGGAGATCCACCATCTTGCCGGAATTTGTTGATTCCCAGGTCAAAATTTACAATGGGAAAACCACCATTCGTTGTAAGATCACTGAGGGAAAAGTGGGTCATAAGTTTGGAGAGTTTGCACTCACTAGGAAACGCAAAAGTAGAGACCAACCTAATGCCAAAGTTAAACAACTCAAGAAAAAGAAGTGA
- the LOC101511075 gene encoding metalloendoproteinase 2-MMP-like: MNKQFQLLNLIFTFIISFSLTFIVVSARLFPDVPSWIPSGTPPAGAWDAFRNFTGCHHGVKYDGLSNLKNYFQHFGYISHAPQLNFSDNFDDALENAIKTYQKNFNLNITGELDDNTLRQIVLPRCGVADIINGTTAMNAGKEKETTSYGHSKPKFHTLSHFTVFPGQPRWPEGKQELTYAFFPGNDLSKTVKSVFATAFARWSEVTTLTFTETESYSSADMKIGFFEGDHGDGEPFDGSLGTLAHAFSPTNGRFHLDAAEDWVVSGDISKSSLPTAVDLESVAVHEIGHLLGLGHSSVEDAIMFPTISSRMKKVVLAEDDVRGIQYLYGTNPSYNGSTTTSSPETNSGNCGRSLTTVWSLWSLFTFLTFAFSPFVL; the protein is encoded by the coding sequence atgaataaacaaTTTCAACTTCTAAATCTCATCTTCACTTTCATAATTTCATTCTCTCTTACTTTCATCGTTGTTTCAGCTCGTCTATTTCCCGATGTTCCCTCTTGGATACCGTCTGGCACACCTCCTGCTGGCGCGTGGGACGCGTTTCGCAACTTCACCGGTTGCCATCATGGTGTAAAGTACGACGGCCTTTCCAATTTAAAAAACTACTTTCAGCACTTCGGTTACATTTCCCACGCGCCACAATTGAACTTCTCCGACAATTTCGATGATGCGCTTGAAAACGCAATCAAAACTTACCAGAAGAATTTCAATCTTAATATAACTGGTGAACTCGATGATAACACTCTTCGGCAGATTGTTTTGCCGCGATGCGGTGTTGCGGATATTATTAACGGCACGACCGCCATGAACGCCGGCAAGGAGAAAGAAACGACGTCGTACGGTCATAGCAAGCCAAAATTCCATACGCTCTCGCACTTCACAGTGTTTCCCGGCCAACCGCGGTGGCCGGAAGGAAAGCAGGAGCTGACTTATGCGTTCTTCCCTGGCAACGACCTCAGCAAAACCGTGAAAAGTGTCTTCGCAACCGCGTTTGCGCGGTGGTCGGAGGTCACGACGCTGACGTTCACGGAAACAGAGTCGTATTCCAGCGCCGATATGAAGATCGGATTCTTCGAAGGCGACCATGGCGACGGTGAGCCGTTCGATGGAAGTTTAGGAACGCTGGCACACGCTTTCTCTCCGACGAACGGGAGGTTTCATCTTGATGCCGCCGAGGACTGGGTAGTGTCCGGCGATATATCTAAATCTTCGCTTCCAACGGCGGTTGATTTGGAATCAGTGGCGGTGCACGAGATTGGGCACTTGTTAGGATTAGGTCACTCGTCGGTGGAGGATGCAATTATGTTTCCGACAATATCGTCACGGATGAAGAAAGTGGTGCTGGCGGAGGATGATGTGAGGGGAATTCAATACCTCTATGGTACTAATCCGAGCTACAATGGCTCCACCACCACGTCGTCGCCGGAGACGAACTCCGGGAATTGTGGTCGGAGCCTTACTACTGTGTGGTCTCTGTGGAGTCTTTTCACTTTTTTGACCTTTGCATTTTCGCCTTTTGTATTATAg